The sequence CTTCAGGTTCACGTTCCGCCGCAGCGCGTGGATCAGATGATTGCCGCCGATGGACAGCGCGTCCCCGTCACCGGTGACGACCCATACGGACAGGTCCTGGCGGGAGGACGCGAGCCCGGTGGCGATGGCCGGCGCGCGCCCGTGGATGGAGTGCATCCCGTACGTGTTCATGTAGTACGGGAAGCGGGAGGAGCATCCGATGCCCGAGACGAAGACGATGTTCTCCTTCGCCAGGCCGAGTTCGGGCATGAAGCCCTGTACGGCGGCGAGGATCGCGTAGTCACCGCAGCCGGGGCACCAGCGCACTTCCTGATCGGACTTGAAGTCCTTCATGGATTGCCTGGCCTCGGCTTTGGGCACCAGAGTGAGCGCCTCGATCGTGCCCGAGCCTTCCGTGGTCGTCTCAGCCATCGATGGCCTCCTTGAGAGCCGTGGCGAGCTGCTCAGCCTTGAACGGCATGCCGTTCACCTGGTTGTACGAGTGGGCGTCCACCAGGTACTTCGCCCGGACCAGCGTGGCCAGCTGTCCGAGGTTCATCTCGGGGATGACCACTTTCTCGTAACGCTTCAGCACTGTGCCGAGATTCCGCGGGAAGGGGTTGAGGTGCCGCAGGTGGACCTGTGCGATGTCCTCCCCGGCCGCGCGCAGCCGGCGTACCGCCGCGGTGATCGGTCCGTAGGTCGAACCCCAGCCGAGCACCAGGGTGTTCGCGTTCCCGGTGAGGTCGTCGACCTCCACGTCGGGGACGTCGATGCCGTCGATCTTCGCCTGCCGCGTACGCACCATGAAGTCGTGGTTGGCCGGGTCGTACGAGATGTTGCCCGTGCCGTCCTGCTTCTCGATGCCGCCGATCCGGTGTTCGAGGCCGGGCGTGCCCGGGATCGCCCACGGCCGGGCGAGGGTCTTCGGGTCGCGCTTGTAGGGCCAGAAGACCTCGGTGCCGTCGTCCAGCGTGTGGTTGGGACCCTGGGCGAACTGCACGCGCAGATCGGGTAGTTCGTCGGTCTCGGGGATCCGCCACGGCTCCGAACCGTTGGCCAGGTAGCCGTCGGAGAGCAGCAGCACGGGCGTGCGGTACGTGAGCGCGATCCGGGCCGCCTCGACGGCCGCGTCGAAACAGTCGGCGGGTGTGCGGGGGGCCACGATCGGGACCGGGGCCTCGCCGTTGCGCCCGTACATCGCCTGGAGCAGGTCGGCCTGCTCGGTCTTGGTCGGCAGACCGGTCGAGGGGCCGCCGCGCTGGATGTCGATGACCAGCAGCGGCAGTTCGAGGGAGACGGCGAGCCCGATCGTCTCGCTCTTGAGCGCCACGCCGGGTCCGGAGGTCGTGGTCACCGCGAGCGACCCGCCGAAGGCCGCCCCCAGGGCCGCGCCGATGCCCGCGATCTCGTCCTCGGCCTGAAAGGTGCGTACACCGAAGTTCTTGTGCCTGCTCAGCTCGTGCAGGATGTCGGAGGCCGGCGTGATCGGATACGAGCCCAGGTACAACGGCAGGTCCGCCTGGCGGCTCGCCGCGATCAGGCCGTACGACAGCGCCAGGTTCCCGGAGATGTTCCGGTACGTGCCCGTCGGGAAGGCATGGGTGGCGGGCGCGATCTCGTACGAGACGGCGAAGTCCTCGGTGGTCTCGCCGAAGTTCCAGCCCGCGCGGAACGCGGCGATGTTGGCCGCCGCGATGTCGGGCTTCTTGGCGAACTTGGTGGTGAGGAACTTCTCGGTGCCCTCGGTCGGCCGGTGGTACATCCAGCTCAGCAGGCCCAGCGCGAACATGTTCTTGCTGCG is a genomic window of Streptomyces sp. NBC_00414 containing:
- a CDS encoding 2-oxoacid:acceptor oxidoreductase subunit alpha, with translation MTSQVSSPAEQADGTVVGEQRKPAGEKDVRRLDRVIIRFAGDSGDGMQLTGDRFTSETASFGNDLSTLPNFPAEIRAPAGTLPGVSSFQLHFADHDILTPGDAPNVLVAMNPAALKANLADVPRGAEIIVNTDEFTKRAMSKVGWAASPLEDGTLDGYSVHPVPLTTLTVEALKEFALTRKEAERSKNMFALGLLSWMYHRPTEGTEKFLTTKFAKKPDIAAANIAAFRAGWNFGETTEDFAVSYEIAPATHAFPTGTYRNISGNLALSYGLIAASRQADLPLYLGSYPITPASDILHELSRHKNFGVRTFQAEDEIAGIGAALGAAFGGSLAVTTTSGPGVALKSETIGLAVSLELPLLVIDIQRGGPSTGLPTKTEQADLLQAMYGRNGEAPVPIVAPRTPADCFDAAVEAARIALTYRTPVLLLSDGYLANGSEPWRIPETDELPDLRVQFAQGPNHTLDDGTEVFWPYKRDPKTLARPWAIPGTPGLEHRIGGIEKQDGTGNISYDPANHDFMVRTRQAKIDGIDVPDVEVDDLTGNANTLVLGWGSTYGPITAAVRRLRAAGEDIAQVHLRHLNPFPRNLGTVLKRYEKVVIPEMNLGQLATLVRAKYLVDAHSYNQVNGMPFKAEQLATALKEAIDG